In a genomic window of Nostoc sp. UHCC 0870:
- a CDS encoding DUF3177 family protein, translating into MQNDVWFRQLVWIDYRLAVLFLVMIPLIVLIWAYVQKVEGIQRLLMIYWRVSSLLVITVYLMIAQYQVSFISGLVGLILIPVSLWFWVDLNDEIEYLPSTLLKLTFTSWRWAVTLYCLLGAIAFVPFLGCAFSSNAIKTPECLVWFEAPLLFKEYFHHNSKHAMLGFLGIVGLIIYVVYLSYFVLVKLGKQGRSATQQ; encoded by the coding sequence ATGCAAAATGACGTTTGGTTTCGCCAGTTAGTCTGGATTGACTACCGACTGGCAGTATTATTTCTAGTGATGATTCCCTTAATTGTCTTGATTTGGGCTTATGTCCAAAAAGTTGAAGGGATACAAAGACTGTTAATGATTTACTGGCGAGTGTCCAGTCTCCTTGTCATTACAGTTTATTTGATGATTGCCCAGTACCAAGTTAGCTTTATTTCTGGGTTAGTAGGGTTGATTCTCATTCCGGTTTCGCTGTGGTTTTGGGTGGATCTCAATGATGAAATTGAATATTTGCCAAGTACCCTTTTAAAGCTAACTTTTACCTCTTGGCGATGGGCTGTAACCCTATATTGCTTGTTAGGCGCAATAGCGTTTGTACCTTTTTTGGGTTGTGCTTTTTCTAGCAATGCCATCAAAACGCCTGAGTGTCTGGTCTGGTTTGAAGCTCCATTGTTATTTAAAGAGTATTTTCATCACAATAGTAAACACGCAATGCTAGGGTTTCTGGGCATAGTTGGTTTAATAATTTACGTGGTTTACTTAAGTTACTTTGTTCTGGTGAAGTTGGGCAAGCAGGGACGCTCGGCTACACAACAGTAA
- the guaA gene encoding glutamine-hydrolyzing GMP synthase, which produces MNTVVTLPTEQAPQALEEFGRLERQIIVILDFGSQYSELIARRIRETQVYSEVLSYRTPAEQLRKLSPKGIILSGGPNSVYSDGAPHCDPEIWNLGVPILGVCYGMQLMVNQLGGEVAQADRGEYGKASLYIDDPTDLLTNVEDGTTMWMSHGDSVTKMPPGFEVLAHTENTPCAAVADHEKKLYGVQFHPEVVHSIGGLALIRNFVYHICECEPTWTTAAFVEEAIREIRAKVGDKRVLLALSGGVDSSTLAFLLYKAIGEQLTCVFIDQGFMRKYEPERLVKLFQEQFHIPVEYVEARDRFLEKMDGVTDPEEKRRRIGHEFIQVFEEASKHFGPFDYLAQGTLYPDVIESADTNVDPKTGERVAVKIKSHHNVGGLPKDLRFKLVEPLRKLFKDEVRKLGRSIGLPEEIVQRQPFPGPGLAIRILGEVTAERLNILRDADLIVRQEINQRGLYHEYWQAFAVLLPIRSVGVMGDQRTYAYPIVLRIVKSEDGMTADWARVPYDVLEAISNRIVNEVKGVNRVVFDITSKPPGTIEWE; this is translated from the coding sequence ATGAATACAGTGGTGACTCTACCAACCGAACAAGCCCCTCAAGCACTAGAAGAGTTTGGGCGGCTTGAGCGTCAAATCATCGTCATTTTGGACTTTGGCTCTCAGTATTCGGAACTAATAGCCCGACGCATCCGCGAAACTCAAGTATACTCTGAAGTTTTGTCTTATCGCACCCCAGCTGAACAGTTAAGAAAACTAAGTCCCAAAGGTATTATTCTCTCTGGCGGCCCCAACTCTGTTTATAGTGATGGCGCACCCCATTGTGACCCAGAAATCTGGAATTTGGGAGTTCCCATCTTGGGTGTCTGCTACGGTATGCAGTTGATGGTCAATCAACTCGGTGGGGAAGTAGCCCAAGCCGACCGGGGTGAATACGGCAAAGCATCATTATATATTGATGACCCTACAGATTTATTAACTAACGTCGAAGATGGCACTACAATGTGGATGAGTCACGGCGACTCAGTTACAAAAATGCCCCCAGGGTTTGAAGTCTTAGCTCATACAGAAAATACTCCCTGTGCTGCTGTCGCTGACCACGAGAAAAAACTTTATGGTGTACAGTTCCATCCTGAAGTTGTACATTCCATCGGTGGTTTAGCGTTAATTCGCAATTTTGTTTATCACATCTGCGAGTGTGAACCCACTTGGACAACAGCCGCTTTTGTAGAAGAAGCGATTCGGGAAATTCGGGCGAAAGTTGGCGATAAGCGGGTGCTGCTGGCTTTATCTGGGGGAGTTGATTCTTCGACGTTAGCTTTCTTGCTATACAAAGCTATTGGTGAACAACTCACCTGTGTATTTATCGATCAAGGCTTTATGCGGAAGTATGAGCCGGAAAGGTTGGTGAAGTTATTCCAAGAACAGTTTCATATTCCTGTAGAATATGTTGAAGCTCGCGATCGCTTCCTCGAAAAGATGGACGGGGTGACAGACCCAGAAGAAAAACGCCGTCGCATTGGACATGAATTTATTCAGGTATTTGAAGAAGCATCGAAACATTTTGGCCCCTTCGATTATCTGGCTCAAGGGACTCTTTACCCGGATGTGATCGAATCTGCTGATACCAACGTTGATCCCAAAACTGGGGAACGGGTAGCAGTGAAAATCAAGAGCCATCATAATGTCGGTGGTTTACCCAAAGATTTAAGGTTCAAGTTAGTAGAACCTCTGCGGAAACTATTTAAAGATGAAGTCCGCAAATTAGGACGTTCGATTGGTTTACCGGAAGAAATTGTCCAACGTCAACCCTTCCCTGGCCCTGGTTTAGCGATTCGCATCTTGGGTGAAGTCACAGCCGAAAGGTTGAATATTTTACGTGATGCTGATTTGATTGTACGGCAAGAAATCAACCAACGTGGCTTGTATCATGAATACTGGCAAGCGTTTGCTGTTTTGTTGCCAATCCGTAGTGTAGGTGTAATGGGTGATCAACGCACCTATGCTTACCCCATTGTCTTACGGATTGTCAAGAGTGAAGATGGCATGACGGCAGATTGGGCGCGTGTACCTTACGATGTGCTGGAAGCGATTTCTAACCGCATTGTTAATGAGGTAAAAGGCGTGAATCGCGTGGTGTTTGATATTACCTCTAAGCCACCTGGAACTATTGAGTGGGAATGA
- a CDS encoding Calvin cycle protein CP12 translates to MTDTQAKDIQDQIQEEVEQARAVCDISGGSSAECAAAWDAVEELQAEASHQRQDKKKNSLEQYCDDNPDAAECRLYDE, encoded by the coding sequence ATGACTGATACTCAAGCCAAAGATATTCAAGATCAAATTCAAGAAGAAGTAGAACAAGCTCGTGCTGTTTGTGATATTTCAGGTGGTAGCTCGGCCGAGTGTGCTGCCGCTTGGGATGCAGTGGAAGAATTACAAGCTGAAGCTTCCCACCAACGTCAAGACAAAAAGAAAAATTCTCTAGAACAGTACTGCGATGACAACCCAGATGCAGCTGAGTGCAGACTTTATGACGAATAA
- a CDS encoding hybrid sensor histidine kinase/response regulator encodes MAQPLTILIIDDSPEDRQVYRRYLQQDQEQCYQILEQESGEDALALCQKLQPDGILLDFLLPDLDGLEFLAELKTLNQDKIPAVVMLTGYGNEAIAVEAMKSGVHDYLVKGETTGERLRLTVYSAIKKAQLSTELRRSEERLRESQKLIERIAETTPGILYVYDLVEGENIYLNGQVTNLLGHTPEKFQALGKEFLVQFMHPDDFAELPNVFQRFDTARDGEVLEHEYRMLCANGKWRWFCSHNSIFARNADGSPHQIVGTAFDITDRKQTEQELRDSEQRYRYLSNVVPHLVWISNIQGECEHLNQRWYELTGRTVEQSLGFGWQEVIHPDDVSGVITEWMKIVKTGEPYEQEIRYRKYDGSYRWHLARAVPIKNEQGQIVKWFGSSTDIDDYKQLEAERDRLLQLEKAARTEAEVANKAKDEFVAMVSHDLRSPLNAILGWAQLLRTRQFDQTHFNRAVETIEYNARFQSKLLEDLLDISRILRSKLKLELNQVNLSAIIGVAIETAYPSAKAKNIILESRIDQSVPTITGDINRLLQVLGNLLSNAIKFTNPGGKVLVQLSEKNSQAQITVTDTGIGISPEFLPHVFERYHQADIHYTQGGLGLGLAIAHHLIELHGGTIDVTSPGAGQGTTFTIHLPLHEFSMNLG; translated from the coding sequence ATGGCACAACCGCTAACTATTTTAATTATTGATGATTCTCCTGAAGACCGTCAGGTGTACCGTCGTTATCTCCAGCAAGATCAAGAGCAATGCTATCAAATTTTAGAACAAGAATCAGGTGAAGACGCATTGGCATTATGTCAAAAATTACAACCTGACGGGATTTTATTAGACTTTTTATTACCCGATTTGGATGGACTGGAATTTTTAGCAGAACTGAAAACACTAAACCAGGACAAGATACCGGCTGTAGTGATGTTAACAGGCTACGGTAACGAGGCGATCGCAGTCGAAGCGATGAAAAGTGGTGTTCATGACTATCTCGTTAAAGGAGAAACCACAGGTGAACGTTTGCGTTTAACTGTCTACTCAGCCATCAAAAAAGCTCAGTTAAGTACCGAGTTGCGGCGGAGTGAGGAACGGTTACGAGAATCGCAAAAACTCATCGAACGTATCGCCGAAACCACACCGGGAATTTTGTATGTTTACGATTTGGTCGAAGGAGAAAATATCTATCTCAACGGACAGGTAACAAACTTACTTGGCCATACTCCCGAAAAATTTCAAGCTTTGGGAAAAGAATTTTTAGTGCAATTCATGCACCCTGATGATTTTGCTGAACTTCCCAACGTCTTCCAACGGTTTGATACGGCGAGAGATGGTGAAGTTCTAGAACATGAGTACAGAATGCTATGTGCTAACGGTAAATGGCGATGGTTTTGTAGTCACAATTCTATATTTGCTAGGAATGCTGACGGTTCACCACATCAAATAGTTGGGACAGCCTTTGATATCACAGACAGGAAGCAAACAGAACAAGAATTACGTGACAGTGAACAACGCTATCGCTATTTATCAAATGTTGTACCTCACTTGGTTTGGATTAGTAATATTCAGGGAGAATGTGAACATCTTAATCAACGCTGGTACGAATTGACTGGTAGAACTGTTGAGCAATCACTGGGATTTGGTTGGCAAGAAGTTATACATCCAGATGATGTCTCAGGCGTGATCACAGAATGGATGAAAATTGTGAAAACAGGAGAACCTTATGAACAAGAAATTAGATATCGAAAATATGATGGTAGCTATCGCTGGCATTTAGCAAGAGCCGTACCCATCAAAAATGAGCAAGGACAGATTGTCAAGTGGTTTGGCTCAAGTACAGATATTGATGATTACAAACAATTAGAGGCGGAACGTGACCGACTTTTACAACTAGAAAAAGCGGCTCGGACTGAAGCGGAAGTAGCCAACAAAGCGAAAGATGAGTTTGTGGCTATGGTATCCCATGATTTGCGATCGCCACTCAACGCTATTCTCGGCTGGGCGCAACTTTTACGGACTCGGCAATTTGATCAAACTCATTTTAACCGTGCTGTAGAAACTATTGAATACAATGCTAGATTTCAATCAAAACTCCTAGAAGACTTGCTAGATATATCGCGTATCTTGCGAAGCAAATTAAAATTAGAACTCAACCAAGTTAATCTATCCGCAATTATCGGTGTAGCCATAGAAACAGCTTACCCCTCAGCCAAAGCGAAAAATATCATTCTAGAGTCTAGAATAGATCAATCAGTTCCCACGATTACTGGCGATATCAATCGTTTACTACAGGTTTTAGGTAATCTCCTCTCCAACGCCATTAAGTTCACGAATCCAGGGGGAAAAGTATTAGTACAGCTATCAGAAAAAAATTCTCAAGCCCAAATTACGGTGACAGACACAGGTATAGGCATTAGCCCAGAGTTTTTACCCCACGTTTTTGAACGTTATCATCAGGCAGATATTCATTATACACAAGGAGGCTTAGGACTAGGTTTAGCGATCGCGCATCATCTAATAGAATTACACGGCGGGACAATTGACGTTACCAGTCCAGGCGCAGGACAAGGTACTACCTTCACCATTCATCTACCGTTACATGAATTTTCTATGAACCTTGGGTGA
- a CDS encoding cation diffusion facilitator family transporter, whose translation MTYDNRAEVRKVLIITLFLNLFVMGLKAFVGYLTGSLSLLADALHSVTDSANNILGLIASKFSSPYPDREHPYGHHKFEAVGALGIAAFLGIACFEILQSAIERILKGSEPVRISAPELWILLLVLGVNIFVAFYERNVGKRVGSQILIADATHTMSDVWVTISVIGGLIGVWFGHQWLDIVLAFPVALMVFWSGWSVLKDSLPWLVDQMAIAPEAIHAIATAVPGVINCHDIASRGVLGRQIFIEMHLIVDAPDVETAHRITEEVERQLETRFTPVRILIHVEPPTYESEQISFDTGEK comes from the coding sequence ATGACTTACGATAACCGCGCAGAAGTAAGAAAAGTTTTAATTATTACCCTATTTCTCAACTTGTTTGTGATGGGATTAAAAGCATTTGTAGGGTATTTGACAGGTTCTCTCAGCTTATTGGCTGATGCTTTGCATAGCGTGACAGATAGTGCCAACAACATTTTAGGACTAATTGCTAGTAAATTTTCTTCTCCCTACCCCGATCGTGAGCATCCCTATGGACACCACAAATTTGAAGCTGTGGGAGCATTAGGAATCGCCGCGTTTCTAGGAATTGCTTGCTTTGAAATTCTCCAAAGTGCAATTGAGCGCATACTTAAAGGTAGCGAACCGGTGAGAATTTCTGCGCCTGAATTGTGGATACTGCTACTTGTTTTGGGTGTAAATATTTTTGTGGCGTTTTATGAGCGCAATGTGGGTAAGCGAGTCGGTAGCCAAATTTTAATCGCTGATGCTACCCACACCATGAGTGATGTCTGGGTGACAATCTCCGTCATTGGTGGTTTAATTGGGGTTTGGTTTGGTCATCAATGGCTAGATATAGTCTTAGCTTTCCCTGTAGCGTTGATGGTTTTTTGGAGTGGTTGGTCAGTTTTAAAAGATAGTTTACCTTGGTTAGTGGATCAAATGGCGATCGCACCTGAAGCAATCCACGCCATTGCTACTGCTGTTCCTGGGGTAATTAATTGTCATGATATCGCCTCACGCGGCGTTTTAGGTCGTCAAATTTTCATTGAAATGCACTTAATCGTAGATGCGCCAGATGTGGAAACGGCTCATCGCATCACAGAAGAAGTAGAACGTCAACTAGAAACACGCTTTACCCCAGTCAGGATTTTAATTCACGTCGAGCCACCGACATATGAATCGGAGCAAATTAGCTTTGATACAGGAGAAAAATAG
- the cbiD gene encoding cobalt-precorrin-5B (C(1))-methyltransferase CbiD, with amino-acid sequence MTRSGYTLPVFACAGAVAALHWLRHRQTLLVAAVDLITPAQIAEIPIEQVAGLSENMALAITRSDPGDNLDLTKNTPVWTMVSWGGVGDEQVTIQGGEGIGKQINADNNPAIYGYAQRLLQDNLSRLLAASEKITVTIILPEGRSLAKRTSNAAFGVVEGLSLLGTSGISQPLSTPEQLNTFRTELQQKASQFTSLVFCIGENGLDLAPKIGINPEKLVKTANWLGPMLVEAELLGVKEILLFGYHGKLMKLAGGIFHTHHHLADGRREVLTTHCALAGLDKQDIEIVFHSPTAEAALKHLRALDSATGSDWVNQVYSAIAETIDSRCLEYLHSHSNREVLTTVCGSILFDRDRKIIVKSKTACNLIGNLC; translated from the coding sequence TTGACTCGTAGTGGATACACTTTACCTGTTTTTGCTTGTGCTGGGGCTGTGGCGGCTTTACATTGGTTACGCCACCGTCAAACTTTACTAGTGGCAGCAGTAGATTTAATTACACCTGCACAAATAGCCGAGATCCCTATAGAACAGGTAGCAGGATTATCTGAGAATATGGCTTTGGCTATTACTCGCTCTGATCCCGGTGATAATCTGGATTTAACTAAAAATACTCCGGTTTGGACGATGGTTTCTTGGGGAGGGGTTGGGGATGAGCAAGTGACTATTCAAGGTGGGGAGGGTATTGGTAAGCAAATCAATGCTGACAATAACCCAGCGATTTATGGTTATGCTCAGAGGCTTTTGCAAGATAATTTGTCTCGACTACTAGCAGCATCGGAAAAAATCACGGTGACGATTATCTTACCAGAGGGGCGATCGCTTGCTAAGAGAACTTCTAATGCTGCCTTTGGTGTTGTGGAGGGACTCTCTTTATTGGGAACATCCGGTATTTCTCAACCCTTAAGTACACCTGAGCAGTTAAATACTTTTCGTACTGAATTACAACAAAAAGCTAGTCAGTTTACAAGTCTGGTCTTTTGCATTGGCGAGAATGGCTTAGATTTAGCCCCAAAAATCGGTATTAACCCTGAGAAACTGGTAAAAACTGCTAATTGGTTGGGGCCAATGTTAGTGGAAGCAGAACTTTTGGGTGTTAAAGAAATCTTATTGTTCGGCTATCACGGGAAGTTGATGAAGCTGGCTGGTGGGATTTTTCACACTCACCATCACTTAGCTGATGGGCGACGGGAAGTTTTAACTACTCACTGCGCTTTGGCTGGGTTAGACAAACAAGATATAGAAATAGTATTTCACAGTCCGACGGCTGAAGCCGCACTTAAACACCTAAGAGCGTTAGATAGTGCTACAGGTAGTGATTGGGTAAATCAAGTTTACAGTGCGATCGCCGAAACTATCGATTCCCGTTGCCTAGAATATCTCCACAGCCATAGTAATAGGGAGGTTTTAACTACAGTTTGTGGATCAATTCTCTTTGATCGCGATCGCAAAATTATTGTAAAGAGCAAAACTGCTTGTAACTTAATTGGAAATTTATGTTAA
- a CDS encoding sensor histidine kinase, with translation MNTDNTGTTFQVDLSNCNKEPIHIPGSIQPHGVILALQPAELTILQVSNNTFDFFGIHPEDLINQNLAILLGTEQIKLLKDCLENEDLPIVNPIEFWIKLNGKNINFDGIVHRSHGFIILEIEPNFSEKNNAFFKFYHLVKIAMLKLQAATNVSEVSQILAKEVKKITGFDRVMVYRFDKNWNGTVIAEEKQEYLTSYLGLYYPASDIPQQARKLYTENWLRLIPNVNYQPAIIIPTNNPLNNQPLDLSGSVLRSVSPLHIEYMQNMGVTASMSISIIKNKQLWGLISCHHQSPKYIPYEIRSACELLGQMTSLEMSAQEESEDTESKIKVKSVHSKLIEYMSIDNNFIDALIKHQPNLLNLVNAAGAAVCFNGQYYLIGNTPTTQDIHNLIDWISQNLHEEIFYTDSLTTVYPEAEKLRNVASGLMTLSISKSQKNYILWFRPEVVQTVNWGGNPHKPVEVVANGGMRLSPRKSFELWKETVLLKSLPWKSYEVNAAVELRSAIISVVLRKADELAQLNIELERSNKELDAFAYIASHDLKEPLRGIHNYSNFLIEDYGEIINDEGKAKLMTLIRLTQRMEDLIDSLLHFSRLGRVDLVMQPTNLNDEVHRILDMLSLRIEESGVEIRIPRPLPTVYCDRVQLGEVFSNLIANAIKYNDKPNKWIEIGYLDHSPRPITFYIQDNGIGIREKHFDSIFRIFKRLHGPSKYGGGTGAGLTIAKKIVERHGGTIWLDSTYGEGSTFYFTLQETD, from the coding sequence GTGAACACTGACAATACTGGTACGACATTTCAAGTTGACCTCAGTAACTGTAACAAAGAACCAATTCATATTCCTGGTTCTATTCAGCCTCATGGAGTTATTTTAGCTTTACAACCAGCAGAATTAACTATTTTACAAGTTAGTAATAATACATTTGATTTTTTTGGTATACATCCAGAAGACTTAATTAATCAAAATTTAGCTATTTTATTAGGAACAGAACAAATAAAACTATTAAAGGATTGTCTAGAAAATGAAGATTTACCAATTGTTAATCCCATAGAATTTTGGATTAAATTAAATGGTAAAAATATAAATTTTGATGGGATTGTTCATCGTTCTCATGGTTTTATTATCTTAGAAATAGAACCAAATTTTTCAGAAAAAAATAATGCTTTTTTTAAGTTTTATCACTTAGTAAAAATAGCAATGCTAAAATTACAAGCGGCGACAAATGTCTCTGAAGTTAGTCAAATTTTAGCAAAAGAAGTCAAAAAAATTACTGGCTTTGATAGAGTAATGGTCTATCGCTTCGATAAAAATTGGAATGGTACAGTCATTGCGGAAGAAAAACAAGAATATCTCACATCATATTTAGGTTTATATTACCCAGCTTCCGATATTCCCCAACAAGCTAGAAAGCTCTACACTGAAAACTGGCTCAGACTCATACCAAATGTTAACTATCAACCAGCAATAATTATACCCACAAATAATCCTCTGAATAATCAGCCTCTTGATTTAAGCGGTTCAGTATTGCGTAGTGTTTCGCCTTTACATATAGAATATATGCAGAACATGGGGGTAACGGCTTCTATGTCTATTTCTATTATCAAAAATAAACAACTGTGGGGATTAATTTCCTGTCATCATCAGTCACCAAAATATATACCCTATGAAATTCGTAGTGCTTGCGAATTATTAGGTCAAATGACTTCTCTGGAAATGAGCGCACAGGAAGAGAGTGAAGACACGGAATCCAAAATTAAAGTCAAATCTGTGCATAGCAAATTAATAGAATATATGTCGATAGACAATAATTTTATTGATGCGTTAATTAAGCATCAGCCGAATCTGCTAAACTTAGTAAATGCAGCAGGTGCTGCTGTCTGTTTTAATGGTCAATATTATCTTATTGGTAATACGCCAACAACTCAAGATATTCATAATTTAATAGATTGGATTAGTCAAAATCTGCATGAAGAGATTTTCTACACTGATTCCCTAACAACAGTTTATCCAGAAGCCGAAAAACTGCGGAATGTCGCTAGTGGTTTAATGACACTTTCTATTTCTAAAAGTCAGAAAAACTATATTTTGTGGTTTCGTCCAGAGGTAGTGCAGACTGTAAATTGGGGGGGTAATCCTCATAAACCTGTTGAGGTAGTAGCTAACGGAGGTATGCGCTTATCACCACGAAAGTCTTTTGAATTATGGAAAGAAACAGTTCTTCTCAAATCTCTACCTTGGAAATCTTATGAAGTCAATGCAGCCGTAGAATTGCGAAGTGCAATTATCAGTGTGGTACTGCGAAAGGCTGATGAATTAGCTCAATTAAATATAGAACTAGAACGGAGCAATAAAGAATTAGATGCTTTTGCTTATATTGCATCTCACGATTTAAAAGAACCACTGCGGGGGATTCACAATTACTCTAACTTCTTAATAGAAGACTACGGTGAAATTATCAACGACGAAGGTAAAGCAAAGTTAATGACTCTGATTCGTCTGACCCAACGAATGGAGGATTTAATTGATTCACTCTTACATTTTTCTCGATTGGGAAGAGTGGATCTTGTGATGCAGCCTACTAACTTGAATGATGAAGTACATCGGATTTTAGATATGTTAAGCCTTCGCATTGAGGAATCAGGCGTAGAAATCCGCATACCCAGACCACTACCAACAGTGTATTGCGATCGCGTCCAATTAGGTGAAGTCTTTAGCAACCTCATCGCCAACGCCATCAAATACAACGACAAGCCCAACAAATGGATTGAAATTGGCTACTTGGATCATTCACCACGACCAATCACATTCTATATCCAAGACAACGGCATAGGCATTCGCGAAAAACATTTTGACTCGATTTTTCGCATTTTCAAACGACTACACGGCCCCAGCAAATACGGAGGTGGTACAGGCGCAGGACTCACCATCGCTAAAAAAATTGTGGAACGGCATGGCGGTACAATTTGGCTAGACTCAACCTATGGTGAAGGCAGCACTTTCTATTTCACATTACAAGAAACAGATTGA
- a CDS encoding GAF domain-containing sensor histidine kinase, with protein sequence MQPNVMRTPHSTETTIKLPNQTFHQENINLKLIVEGIASQVGEAFFQACAHYLAEVLQIQYALIAEFIDQESPRARVLAFWTGEDFGPNFEYDLVGTPCGVVYEEGIQIYPNCIQQKFPEDLDLVMLNVESYLGIPILDPNGKPLGHIAGLHTKPLERSYEEQESILKIFAARSAAEIERQLADTALKQQNIYLEQTLKQLQTTQAQLIQAERMSSLGHLVAGIAHEINNPIGFIYSNIAHTKESINILLELIAAYQSECPDPSSLLKEKIQAADLEFLQKDVSKMLNSMEAGSNRIRDIVLSLRNFSRLDESSKKSINLHEGIESTLLILQHRLQANQMSPQIQVIKEYQPLPNVNCYASQINQVLMNILNNAIDALRSDSNKIAQPIIEIKTEVVASGDAVKILIMDNGIGVNGAILSQIFDPFFTTKPVGSGTGLGLSISYQIIVEQHGGKLNCISSPGQGAKFEIEIPI encoded by the coding sequence ATGCAACCTAATGTTATGCGAACTCCCCATTCAACAGAAACTACAATTAAGTTACCAAATCAAACGTTTCACCAAGAAAATATTAACTTAAAACTGATTGTAGAAGGGATTGCATCTCAAGTGGGTGAAGCTTTCTTTCAAGCTTGCGCTCATTACTTAGCTGAGGTACTCCAAATTCAGTATGCTTTAATTGCAGAGTTTATTGATCAAGAGTCGCCACGAGCTAGAGTTTTAGCTTTTTGGACAGGAGAAGACTTTGGCCCCAATTTTGAATACGATTTAGTTGGAACTCCTTGTGGTGTCGTTTATGAAGAAGGCATCCAGATTTACCCTAACTGTATTCAACAAAAGTTTCCCGAAGACCTAGACTTGGTTATGTTGAATGTTGAAAGTTATCTAGGCATTCCCATTTTAGATCCTAACGGTAAGCCTCTAGGTCATATTGCTGGGTTGCATACTAAACCATTAGAACGCAGTTACGAAGAACAAGAGTCTATCTTAAAAATCTTTGCAGCTCGGTCAGCAGCAGAAATTGAACGTCAGTTGGCAGACACAGCACTTAAACAACAAAATATTTACTTGGAACAAACCCTCAAACAGTTGCAAACAACCCAAGCACAACTGATTCAAGCAGAGAGAATGTCTAGTTTAGGGCATCTTGTTGCAGGTATTGCTCATGAAATCAATAATCCCATTGGTTTCATTTATAGCAATATTGCCCACACTAAAGAATCTATCAATATCCTTTTAGAACTGATTGCGGCATATCAATCAGAATGTCCCGATCCGTCTAGCTTACTGAAAGAAAAAATTCAAGCAGCTGACCTAGAATTTTTACAAAAAGATGTTTCCAAAATGCTCAATTCTATGGAAGCGGGAAGCAATCGCATTCGTGATATTGTCCTGAGTTTACGTAATTTTTCTCGCCTTGATGAATCAAGCAAGAAATCAATAAACCTGCACGAAGGAATAGAAAGTACCTTGCTAATTCTGCAACATCGATTACAAGCAAATCAGATGTCACCTCAAATTCAGGTGATTAAAGAATATCAGCCACTTCCCAACGTCAATTGCTATGCCAGCCAAATCAATCAGGTGTTGATGAATATTTTGAATAATGCAATTGATGCCTTGAGGTCTGATTCTAATAAAATTGCCCAGCCAATTATTGAAATTAAAACAGAGGTAGTAGCTTCAGGAGATGCAGTTAAAATTTTAATTATGGATAATGGAATTGGGGTAAATGGAGCAATATTATCCCAAATCTTCGATCCTTTTTTCACTACGAAACCGGTTGGTTCAGGTACTGGTTTAGGACTTTCTATCAGCTATCAAATTATAGTTGAGCAGCACGGTGGCAAGTTAAATTGTATTTCTTCCCCAGGACAAGGTGCGAAATTTGAAATTGAAATACCTATTTAA
- a CDS encoding DUF7734 family protein, with the protein MSSIGKRLEQYTLKRPQEVLLVTVEISDEQDKVAIFKGFSSSLMLPTAFDPEIPVIPDGSKIISIDRIASPYNPEAPRYIERQISWEAMQAILAEVGV; encoded by the coding sequence ATGAGTTCCATTGGCAAGCGATTAGAACAATACACTCTCAAACGTCCTCAAGAAGTCTTACTGGTGACAGTGGAAATCTCTGATGAGCAAGATAAGGTAGCAATTTTCAAAGGGTTTTCCAGTTCTTTGATGCTCCCCACTGCATTTGATCCCGAAATCCCAGTGATACCAGATGGGTCAAAAATTATTAGCATTGACCGCATAGCTAGCCCTTATAATCCTGAAGCTCCCCGTTATATCGAAAGACAAATTTCTTGGGAAGCGATGCAGGCTATTCTGGCGGAAGTGGGGGTGTAG